The nucleotide sequence ACACAATGATATTAAAAGAGATGTATGTACCCCTTTTTCTTTAATAGTCTGACCGTTTGCTTATTTTTTCTGGATGTTTTTACTATTTCATTTGCCGTAGTTCACTAAAAGCTGTGATTTTGTTGTATTGAACCGAGAGTTTTTCGAAAATAGCCTATTTACCTTCACAAGGTATAAGGATTGCGAACATACTATTATCCCCAGAATCTACTTGTGAGAATATTCTGAGtatgttgttgtatttgttgttagTCTGACTGTTGCAGTCAAACCTTGTATATCTTGAGACCGTTTTACCTGAACTGACACAGTATTGTAATCTTCTTGAGATAAATATGTATCTTTACCCACATTTGGGACTATCTTTTTGTCTTTATAGTAGTTTTTTCCccaaaatatgaatttttggcCGTAACATTGGGGGTAATTATAGTCAGAATTCCAAAAATATGCAAAACAGATATGtaaaatttgatttttggctGAAATATGTAAAACAGTCCGTTTGAGAGATGAATTTAAATAGCATTTTAAAAATGTAATCTACAAAATTTTAGAAATGCGActataaattatattttagatTGCGACCTATAAATTGCACTTAAAAAAAATATGATTGGTAAATCGTACTTCAAGAATATGACTTAAAAATATACTTCAGAAATGTGCTTACAAAATGCACTGGAAAAATGCGATTAGTACATCGCACTCCAGCATATAACAAATAGCACATAAAAATCGATTCCACACAGCATTTCAAAATCTATAAACGacaaacaataacaataacaatcccTAACCATGTTGTTTCCGAAGATACTTAGCTCAACAAAGATGAAAAGGAAATGTAAAAAAATAAGCAACTTATAAATGCATAAACGATCAACGCGACTTATAAGTTGCATTATGAATGCGACTTATAAATAATATTCTAAAATTGGACTTACAATATGACATGAGAAACGCAGCACCTTATAAATCGCATCCTACAAATGTGCCTTATAAATATCTACAAACGCTTATAAACGCATTCCCCAAATACGACTTATATTAAACATCAGACTTTCCGTTTATAATAACCTCTCTGGACTGGAAGACAAAGGATAACCTCTCTTTGCTCCTTCACTCTCTCAGCATCAATGGAGGTAAGTGCAGCAATATCTCTATCACGAACTCTCTCTCTCCTCTCCCCaattgcacccacttcttcctcTATTCCATTTCTTCCACCTGTCTCTCTCTCCCGCCGTTGCCACCTCCGCCATCGCCGCTACACTCTTAGCCGGAGCTTTTGCCTTCCACCGGCCGTACCGTTCTCCAGTAGTAGTACACAAAATGAAGATGAAGAAGCGGAGTTGGTGGAAATTGAAGACTCTGAATTAGAAGAAGAGTATATTGAAGATGATGATAGCAATAGCATTGATGTTGAGTCACTCGAACGTGAAGCTGAACTTGTCGTTCGAGAATTTTCAGATTCTTTGTCTCGACAATTGACTATAGGTTTATCTCTATTTCCATACTTTCACTTTACGAGTTATATTTATAGAGAGAGTTACTCTATCCTGAAATGTgtgtctctgtgtgtgtgtgtgtaaaagTCCAAAACTTGCAATGCTGCCTCTTTAAAATAGAATAATTCGAAAACATGACTCATACTCTAACTGAGATTTTCTTCAGTTATTGTTTGGTATATTGAGTTTAATCTGAAACAAGTTACAAATGTGAGAGAGATTGTTGTTATCATATTTTTCTTTACCATCCTTGTTCTCTGTACACACTAACTCCCCAGACCCATTACACTgggttggttgttgttgttgttgttgttggtcttTGTACAGAAGGTTAACCAAACGGAGTCTTGGACTGTCCTTTGAGCTTCAAAATTAGACACTTTCTAGTTGAACATAAAGCGGCAAAAGGGGATAGCAGTAGAGCGAAGGAATCTTaattgaaagtttgaaatatTCCAAGTATAAGATTTATTTTTCCCCTTGATGCTGAAGTTTTAACCTTTTTAAACAGGGAAATCCAAAATACTATCTTCCCTTTTCCTTGTTTTTTTCTAATTGTGGTGTCCGGGCCAGCTCTcacgcacctcgactaattccacagTATACATGCTACCTCCACCGCAACCGGTACTAGGTAACTCTATTTACCAAGGAATGGACAAATAGGAAGAAATCACGTGGTGTTTTTGTCTCCGCAGGGATTTGAACCTGAAAACTCAAGTTCTcgacccacttcattgaccactaggccataCCCTTGGGTGCTATCTTTCCTCCTCTATCTGCACAAACATAGGGCCTTTGCATTTCCCCCTTCCCATCCTGCATATGTTATTTCAACTGAAGGGTTTCCTCCTAAATACTAGAAAATTGCCGACATGTAACTCTAGCACAGAGGTTCAATGATACTGCAATGGATGGAGTTCTGTGGATAATCCTGTTACAGCTCTTTAACTGCTAAAGCTTTGGAAATTGATTTTGCTGTTAATCATTGAATTGCAGGGAAGATGAGACCAAAATGCAATATATTTTATAAGATCTTGCTAAACTGTTCCGTTGTTGCAGCCTATATCTTTTTAGCCCTTTAACTCTCAAGATGTTCTTCCTTTGTTGATTACAGAAGAGGAGAGATCTAGTCCAAAAGAAGCACAAGTCAAGGAGAAGAGACGTAATAATACCTCAAAAAATGTTAGTATCTCATCTGCTACTATGTTGGAACTTATACTCCCATACTTTTAGAGTCTTACTGAGAAAATAAAATTGAACTGTAGTAGAGATTTGTTCATAAATCATGATATGATATTCTTGTCTGAAGGATTCTTCCCTTTGTTTGTTATTATATAAGCCTGCTATGTGTAAACTGGAAATTGATTATTAATCATGAAACTGAAGAAAGAGCCTGAAGTGAGACTGCAACCATAACTCATTTTAAGTAATTGCTtgtcctcatttttcgcattatGATAAGCACAAGATACTACACCTTTCTTTTACTTGACTCAACTCTTTCTATTTTGTGATTATTCAACTAGTATCTTGGAATCATGAGTAGCTATGTGTTTTGAATCTAAGAGACTCCTGTGTTGAGCTGCCGAATTGACTCGTCTAGCCAGAAAAAGAAGGATAGGTTGGAACACAATTTCCAACATGTTGCTTGGATCCTCCAAAATGCCGCTGCACCaatgtcggatcctccaaaaaacCATTACTTTCGGAGGATTTGCGCACACCCGGCAGCATTTTTGGAGACTTGCGCAACatagattttcatcaagcaaacGGCTAAAATATGTACAAAGGCAGTTCAGCAACTAACATTCTGAgtgctttgttttcttttcaacaaGTGATGTGACTATGCTtccctgagccgagggtctattggaaacaacctctctaccttcacaaggtaggggtaaggctgcgtacacactatcctgcTCTCCCagacccacttgtgggattacactgggtttgttgttgttgttgttgtactaacATTCTGAGTGCTTTGTGAAGATCTACCTTCTATGTCCTCTATGTGTATTCTACTAATTTACTGTGATCTATATGAAGATCTAAGTTTATACGGTTGACTTGACCAGTAAAAGTTTATTTGCAGATTCCTGATCATCTTCTTCCTAAGGTGGCGATTGTTGGAAGACCGAACGTTGGTAAATCAGCACTATTTAATCGTCTTGTTGGGGTATTTTCTCTAAACTTGTCTTGATTTTTGATTGCCAGGAAATAGAACCTTGACAATCTTTATAAATGATCCAGTTTTCTTATATGATTTCTTCTTGCTCTGGATTTCTCTTCATGACACTTGTTTTATCTTCATCAGGGGAAGAAGGCCATTGTGGTAGATGAACCCGGGGTAACAAGGGATCGCTTGTATGGTAGAGCATTTTGGGGAAACTATGAATTTGTGGTGGTGGATACAGGAGGTGTGCTTACCATTTCGAAATCACAAGCTGATTTAATGGAAGAACTTGCTATCTCAACAACAATTGGAATGGAGGGCATTCCACTTGCTACCAGGGAGGCCGCTGTTGCTAGAATGCCTTCAATGATTGAGAAACAAGCTACTGTGGCTGTTGAAGAGTCATCTGTCATTATATTCCTTGTTGATGGCCAGGTATATCCTTTAGCCGAATTACTTGGAGActaattttattttgaaaaattaattaataagGGGTGATGAACTTTCATTTTTAGGTAATGAGATTTCCAAAAAGATagagggtgtgtttggtatgaaggatacattttcggaaaatgttttcctacTTTTCGTTTGTCTGGGAAAATATTTCctgaaattaaggaaaaatgatTTCCAAGAAGAAAGCATTTTCCTTGAACCGTGATTAGAGTTTTGTTCCCCTTTTTCTCAACCCACCCTCACTCTCTCTACCTCATCCcccagtggcggagccagaattttcattaagatggatcaaaatataaagaagtaaactCATGAAGAAGCCAAGGGGTGTCAATATGTTACCTAGCTGCATAGTGTAATTTTCTGAAGAAGGAGTATCGACACCCCTTAAATACATGTGGCTCCGCCACAGCCTTCCCCCACACGGTCTTAAGCTTCTCATGTGTCATGCAGTTAGCAGAACCGACATGCTTAATATATGGATGTCGTAACTTTCTTTATTGTCAAATTCTGATTGCTAGACATTACCTTATTCTTATTAGTGGTTAAAGTGTATAGATTAATATGGTAAGACAGAATAACAAATTTTAAACAGGCAGGTCTAAATGCTGCTGATGTGGAAATAGCAGATTGGCTACGCAAGCACTACTCGGACAAATGTATTATTCTTGCTGTAAATAAGTGTGAATCTCCACGCAAGGGAATCTCACAAGCATCAGAGTTTTGGTCTTTGGGGTGAGCTGATTATTCTGGcgatatatcattatttttgtaCCATAAGTTctgtttatttcttttgtttattgGAAAGTCTGTTGCGTTCTGTGCTTGAGATtttcaaaaactagaattcttttCCCTAATCTTTTTCAGAAATTCAATATGATATGCATCAATGAACTTGATTCATTCTTTATAAATAAACATTGTAACTTCATGACTGCTGTTTAAATGTTCCTTTTCTTTAATCTTATAAAACATGTTCCTTTGTTTAATTTATTAGGTTTGATCCCCTTCCAGTATCTGCTTTATCGGGAACTGGAACTGGAGAGCTTCTAGATCTTCTTTGCTCAGGGATAAAGAAAGTTGAGGTACCCCTTCGTCTGCGCTGAGATTAGGTGTCCTTTTGCTTAGATTAGTATACTATCTTAGTGGCTAAGGCCTCTGAGGAGTATTTCTGTGccttatttccagaaattatgcACAGAAATAGGTTAAGTCACATATTCGCTAATTTAAGTAAACCATAAAAGCAACAACACAAAAGTTGGTGCCAAATCAAAGCTACATGTACAGAATCTGAAAATAACTATGCATAGGATAAATCTGTACAGCTATTGGAGATATGAAGCAAATTAAATTTCTTCATCTATATATCAAACTATGAAAAGGAAGTTATGAAAAGAAATCTAAAGTTTGTGTGGGATCAATCCCGGGGGTTGAGATGAAAGAGCAATGTTAGAAGGGGGCATGAGTTACTGCTATAGAAGATGGAAACCTCATGGCAGCCAAAGAAATCTTCTTCTCTTCAGCTCCTCCAGGTGAAGGCTTCAGTAGAGAGTTAATTTTTTCacaagaaaatgaaattttcaaggaAGATAATGGGGAACACATGCCTTGGACTTCCTCTTAGTAACTTAACGCATAGGAAATTTCTGGATTTTATTATAGCTTTTTCCgttgttttattttccttttcccaTTAATTTTTGTATTCCTCCTTCTTCATCTTGAACCCTTTTCATTTAATACAATTGTTTTACCAatcaaaaagaaaagggaaatattTTACTTTGTGAAATATTTTGTAGGAGCCAGAATATCTTGAAGAAGAGAATTACGTTCCTGCAATCGCCATTGTTGGTCGTCCAAATGTTGGTAAAAGTAGTATTTTGAATGCTTTAGTTGGAGAGGACAGAACAATTGTTAGTCCGGTTAGTGGAACGACTCGTGATGCTATTGATACAGAATTCACTGGATCAGATGGCCAGGTGAGTCTGTGTCTGGCCTTTCCTTTATTAACCTGAAAAGATATAATTTTGAAAGTCAAACATAAACCACAACTTTTTGGAATGCTCAACTTCATGTGAATCTATCTGGTGTGCAGAAAGTTAGAATTACTAGTCTCAAGATATTGTTCTACTCCTTGTGTGGTTAAGG is from Nicotiana tabacum cultivar K326 chromosome 18, ASM71507v2, whole genome shotgun sequence and encodes:
- the LOC107827276 gene encoding uncharacterized protein LOC107827276 — its product is MEVSAAISLSRTLSLLSPIAPTSSSIPFLPPVSLSRRCHLRHRRYTLSRSFCLPPAVPFSSSSTQNEDEEAELVEIEDSELEEEYIEDDDSNSIDVESLEREAELVVREFSDSLSRQLTIEEERSSPKEAQVKEKRRNNTSKNIPDHLLPKVAIVGRPNVGKSALFNRLVGGKKAIVVDEPGVTRDRLYGRAFWGNYEFVVVDTGGVLTISKSQADLMEELAISTTIGMEGIPLATREAAVARMPSMIEKQATVAVEESSVIIFLVDGQAGLNAADVEIADWLRKHYSDKCIILAVNKCESPRKGISQASEFWSLGFDPLPVSALSGTGTGELLDLLCSGIKKVEEPEYLEEENYVPAIAIVGRPNVGKSSILNALVGEDRTIVSPVSGTTRDAIDTEFTGSDGQKFRLIDTAGIRRKAAVASSGSIPEALSVNQALRAIRRSDVVALVIEAMACITEQDCKIAERIEKEGKGCLIVVNKWDTIPNKNQETTVFYEEDVRRKVRSLSWAPIVYSTAIAGHSVEKIIVAAAAVEKERSRRLTTAILNQVVREAVAFKAPPRTRGGKRGRVYYSTQAAIRPPTFVFFVNDAKLFSETYRRYMEKQLRTSAGFAGTPIRLLWRSRRKMEKSDGKDGPTKMQENFKDREKKLAVPA